A section of the Hevea brasiliensis isolate MT/VB/25A 57/8 chromosome 17, ASM3005281v1, whole genome shotgun sequence genome encodes:
- the LOC110651461 gene encoding uncharacterized protein LOC110651461, with amino-acid sequence MLDALRDGTQTPDGGNETQVADSGNNILHLHNSDHLGMMLDKLGFVDGRYEATAASSTTFDKWRKVDSMVTSWILSSLSKELVDAFIYAPSSKDLWEEIKERFGESNGPLLYHLKREISNLTQANASVMVYFTKLKKLWDELACLKPLPVCDYGATKQIDEINSEGKLIQFLMGLNQAYDNVRNQILLMDPLPIINKAYSMVLRVEKQREIHDDAADEFNSIMTVKGQVQKEKIHGKKKEFGKKENKFCDHCNANGHTSDTCFKLHGYTDWFTELKQKKGKTKNNVAANVYEKPSEGESRADHKNEGLSRADHKNEGLH; translated from the exons ATGTTAGATGCACTCAGAGATGGAACTCAAACTCCTGATGGTGGAAACGAGACTCAGGTTGCTGATAGTGGAAATAATATTCTCCATTTGCACAATTCTGACCACCTTGGTATGATGCTT GATAAGCTGGGTtttgtggatggaagatatgagGCAACTGCTGCTAGTTCtactacttttgacaagtggaggAAGGTGGACAGCATGGTCACCTCTTGGATCTTGAGTTCTCTATCAAAGGAGTTGGTGGATGCTTTCATTTATGCACCTTCATCAAAAGACCTGTGGGAGGAGATCAAAGAGAGGTTTGGAGAAAGCAATGGACCTCTCTTGTACCATCTCAAACGTGAGATAAGTAATCTGACCCAAGCAAATGCATCAGTTATGGTGTATTTCACTAAACTTAAAAAATTATGGGATGAATTGGCATGCTTAAAACCATTACCAGTGTGTGATTATGGTGCAACAAAACAAATAGATGAGATAAATAGTGAAGGAAAACTTATACAGTTTTTAATGGGGCTGAATCAGGCTTATGACAATGTTAGAAATCAAATCCTACTAATGGATCCTTTGCCTATTATTAACAAGGCATACTCTATGGTGTTAAGGGTGGAAAAGCAAAGGGAAATTCATGATGATGCAGCTGATGAGTTCAATTCAATAATGACAGTGAAGGGACAAGTTCAGAAGGAGAAGATTCATGGCAAGAAGAAAGAATTTGGAAAGAAAGAAAACAAGTTTTGTGACCATTGCAATGCAAATGGCCATACTAGCGACACCTGTTTCAAGCTACATGGATACACAGACTGGTTCACAGAACTCAAACagaagaaagggaaaactaagaaCAATGTAGCAGCAAATGTATATGAGAAACCATCTGAGGGAGAAAGCAGGGCAGATCACAAGAATGAAGGGCTTAGCAGGGCAGATCACAAGAATGAAGGGCTCCACTAG